A DNA window from Bradyrhizobium sp. CCBAU 53421 contains the following coding sequences:
- a CDS encoding thiamine pyrophosphate-binding protein, with the protein MTKSNARTGGQILIDQLVAQGVERVTCVPGESYLAALDALHDSPIDVVICRAEGGAAMMAEAYGKLTGRPGICFVTRGPGSTNAAHGVHIAMQDSTPMILFVGQVDTGMREREAFQELDYKAVFGTMAKWAVEIDRPDRIPELVARAFRVALQGRPGPVVISLPENMLTETAAVADAPKVEPAATWPAPSDLERLGTMLAGATAPIVVLGGSAWTAEAAKGIARFAERFDLPVATSFRRASLFDADHSHYAGDLGIGPSPKLKDRITGADVILLIGGRMSEMPSSSYTLLDIPVPSQKLIHVHPGSEELGRVYQPALAIQATPAAFAAAVESMKPSATPAWKGEAAKAHADYLAWTDKPRELPGHFQYGEVMTWLRDRLPKDAIVCNGAGNYAGWIHRHHRFHAFAAQLAPTSGSMGYGVPAAVMAKRHHPDRVVVAFAGDGCFLMNGQEFATAVQYDAPLIVVVIDNAQYGTIRMHQERDYPGRVVGTQLKNPDFALYAKAFGGHGERVERTEDFAPAFERALASGKPAIVHCLVDQRALSVGKDFVPEQAAR; encoded by the coding sequence ATGACCAAAAGCAATGCCCGCACCGGAGGCCAGATCCTGATCGACCAGCTGGTCGCGCAAGGGGTGGAGCGCGTCACCTGCGTGCCGGGTGAGAGCTACCTGGCGGCGCTCGACGCCCTGCATGACAGCCCGATCGATGTGGTGATCTGCCGCGCCGAGGGCGGTGCTGCGATGATGGCGGAGGCCTATGGCAAGCTCACCGGGCGTCCCGGCATCTGCTTCGTGACCCGTGGCCCGGGTTCGACCAACGCCGCTCATGGCGTGCACATCGCGATGCAGGATTCGACGCCGATGATCCTGTTCGTCGGCCAGGTCGACACCGGCATGCGCGAGCGCGAGGCGTTCCAGGAGCTCGACTACAAGGCGGTGTTCGGCACCATGGCGAAATGGGCCGTCGAGATCGATCGTCCGGACCGCATTCCGGAGCTGGTCGCGCGCGCCTTCCGCGTCGCGCTGCAGGGCCGCCCCGGTCCGGTCGTGATCTCGCTGCCGGAGAACATGCTGACCGAGACCGCAGCGGTCGCCGACGCGCCGAAGGTCGAGCCCGCGGCGACCTGGCCGGCACCGTCGGATCTCGAACGCCTCGGAACCATGCTCGCCGGCGCCACGGCGCCGATCGTGGTGCTCGGCGGTTCGGCCTGGACCGCAGAGGCCGCCAAGGGCATCGCGCGCTTTGCCGAGCGCTTCGACCTGCCGGTCGCGACCTCGTTCCGCCGCGCCTCGCTGTTCGACGCCGACCACTCGCATTATGCCGGCGATCTCGGCATCGGCCCGAGCCCGAAGCTGAAGGATCGCATCACCGGCGCCGACGTCATTCTGTTGATCGGCGGCCGCATGTCGGAAATGCCGTCGTCATCCTACACGCTGCTCGACATTCCCGTACCGAGCCAGAAGCTCATTCACGTGCATCCAGGCTCCGAAGAGCTCGGCCGCGTCTACCAGCCGGCGCTGGCGATCCAGGCGACGCCTGCGGCCTTCGCAGCTGCAGTCGAAAGTATGAAGCCGTCAGCCACTCCGGCCTGGAAGGGCGAGGCGGCTAAGGCGCACGCGGACTATCTCGCCTGGACCGACAAGCCGCGCGAGCTGCCGGGCCATTTCCAATACGGCGAGGTCATGACGTGGCTGCGCGACCGGCTGCCGAAGGATGCGATCGTCTGCAACGGCGCCGGCAATTACGCCGGTTGGATCCATCGCCACCATCGATTCCACGCCTTCGCCGCGCAGCTCGCGCCGACCTCGGGCTCGATGGGCTATGGCGTGCCGGCGGCCGTGATGGCCAAGCGGCATCATCCGGATCGCGTCGTCGTCGCCTTTGCCGGCGACGGTTGCTTCCTGATGAACGGGCAGGAATTCGCCACCGCCGTGCAGTACGACGCGCCGCTGATCGTCGTTGTCATCGACAACGCGCAATACGGCACCATCCGCATGCATCAGGAGCGCGATTATCCCGGCCGTGTCGTCGGCACCCAGCTCAAGAACCCGGACTTTGCGCTCTATGCCAAGGCGTTCGGTGGCCATGGCGAGCGGGTCGAGCGCACCGAAGACTTCGCGCCGGCGTTCGAGCGGGCGCTGGCCTCCGGCAAGCCGGCGATCGTGCACTGCCTGGTCGATCAGCGCGCGCTGTCGGTCGGAAAGGATTTCGTACCCGAGCAGGCCGCGCGTTGA
- a CDS encoding acyl-CoA dehydrogenase family protein has product MHYRSSWMTEELDTFRDQFRKFLAKDLAPRAEKWREQKLVDRSAWRALGEMGALLPSVPEAYGGLGASFAYDAAVLDDLESTVPELTTGVSVHSAIVAHYIVNYGSEEQKKRWLPKMASGEMVGAIAMTEPGTGSDLQAVKTTAKKQGNSYVINGQKTFITNGQAADLVIVVARTGAPGAKGISLIVVETAGAEGYRRGRNLDKIGLHASDTSELFFDNVTVPPENLLGNEEGNGFVQLMQQLPQERLSLAIGAVASMERAVRITADYTKQRTAFGKPLIEFQNTAFKLAERKTEAMIARVFVDWCVERLVAGDLDTVTASMAKWWCSQKQVETADECLQLHGGYGYMQEYPISRMFIDSRIQKIYGGTNEIMKLVIARSL; this is encoded by the coding sequence ATGCACTACCGATCGTCCTGGATGACCGAGGAGCTGGACACGTTCCGTGACCAGTTCCGGAAATTCCTCGCCAAAGACCTGGCGCCGCGCGCCGAAAAATGGCGCGAGCAGAAGCTGGTCGACCGCTCTGCCTGGCGCGCGCTCGGCGAGATGGGCGCGTTGCTGCCGAGCGTCCCGGAAGCCTATGGCGGCTTGGGAGCCAGCTTCGCCTATGACGCTGCCGTGCTCGATGACCTCGAGAGCACGGTGCCGGAGCTGACCACCGGCGTCTCCGTGCACAGCGCGATCGTCGCGCACTACATCGTCAACTACGGCTCCGAGGAGCAGAAAAAGCGCTGGCTGCCGAAGATGGCGTCCGGCGAGATGGTCGGCGCCATCGCGATGACCGAGCCCGGCACCGGCTCCGACCTGCAAGCCGTCAAGACCACGGCGAAGAAGCAGGGCAATTCCTACGTCATCAACGGCCAGAAGACCTTCATCACCAACGGCCAGGCCGCGGACCTCGTGATCGTGGTGGCGCGCACCGGAGCGCCGGGCGCGAAAGGCATCTCGCTGATCGTCGTTGAAACCGCTGGCGCCGAGGGATACCGGCGCGGGCGCAACCTCGACAAGATCGGCCTCCACGCCTCTGATACGTCGGAGCTGTTCTTCGACAATGTCACGGTCCCGCCGGAGAACCTGCTCGGCAATGAGGAGGGCAACGGCTTCGTGCAGCTGATGCAGCAACTGCCGCAGGAGCGGCTGTCGCTGGCGATCGGCGCGGTCGCCTCGATGGAGCGCGCGGTGAGGATCACCGCCGACTACACCAAACAGCGTACCGCGTTCGGCAAGCCGCTAATCGAATTCCAGAACACCGCGTTCAAGCTGGCCGAGCGCAAGACCGAGGCGATGATCGCCCGCGTGTTCGTCGACTGGTGCGTCGAACGCCTGGTCGCCGGCGACCTCGACACCGTGACGGCGTCGATGGCGAAATGGTGGTGCTCGCAGAAGCAGGTCGAGACCGCCGACGAATGCCTGCAGCTGCATGGCGGCTACGGCTACATGCAGGAATATCCGATCTCGCGCATGTTCATCGATTCCCGCATCCAGAAGATCTACGGCGGCACCAACGAGATCATGAAGCTCGTGATCGCGCGCTCGCTCTAG
- a CDS encoding methyl-accepting chemotaxis protein: MLGMKSVASMVGSDSSYRLFDDMPISVMLCELDNFRITYINESTRHNLKKIEHVLPVKVDALIGQSIDIFHKNPQHQRRLLSDPKNLPHKARITIGGETLDLTVTAMTNSRGRYSGPMLTWELATEKARLETQTERLLQMLDNMPINIMMCDTDFNITYINQTSLKTLDTVKHLLPVPPDKILGNSFDIFHKNPAHQRRIVGDPKNLPHAAKIKLGPETLDLRVSGLTDKRGNYTGAMLSWSVVTGNVKLADDFEKDVKGLAGMLASASTQMQGTARSLTTTAEFVNQRSASAASASEELSSSVNEISRQVSEASRIARMAVEEAEKSDKLVAGLVTMAQKIGDVVALISQIAGQTNLLALNATIESARAGEAGRGFAVVASEVKALANQTAKATEDISAQINEMQAATGNTATALKAISQVIIQISEISTVIASAVEEQAAATKEVTANINGTTKAIDDATKAAENVLAASGELASNASELEVQVDKFLKNVRAM; the protein is encoded by the coding sequence ATGTTGGGGATGAAGAGCGTCGCAAGCATGGTCGGCTCGGACAGTTCATACCGGCTGTTCGACGACATGCCGATCAGTGTCATGCTCTGCGAGCTGGACAATTTCAGGATCACCTACATCAACGAGTCGACGCGGCACAATCTGAAGAAGATCGAGCATGTGCTGCCGGTGAAGGTCGACGCGCTGATCGGACAATCGATCGACATCTTTCACAAGAATCCGCAGCATCAGCGCCGGCTGTTGTCCGATCCGAAGAACCTGCCGCACAAGGCGCGCATCACCATCGGCGGCGAGACGCTCGATCTCACCGTGACGGCGATGACCAATTCGCGCGGCCGCTACTCGGGGCCGATGCTGACCTGGGAACTCGCCACCGAGAAGGCGCGGCTCGAAACCCAGACCGAGCGGCTGTTGCAGATGCTCGACAACATGCCGATCAACATCATGATGTGCGATACCGATTTCAACATCACCTACATCAACCAGACCAGCCTCAAGACACTCGACACCGTGAAGCATTTGCTTCCGGTGCCGCCGGACAAGATCCTCGGCAACTCGTTCGACATCTTCCACAAGAACCCGGCGCACCAGCGCCGGATCGTCGGCGATCCCAAGAACCTGCCGCACGCGGCCAAGATCAAGCTCGGTCCGGAAACGCTCGACTTGCGGGTGTCCGGCCTGACCGACAAGCGCGGCAACTATACCGGCGCGATGCTGAGCTGGTCGGTAGTCACAGGCAACGTGAAGCTGGCCGACGATTTCGAGAAGGACGTGAAGGGCCTTGCGGGCATGCTGGCGTCGGCTTCGACGCAAATGCAGGGCACCGCACGATCGCTGACCACGACAGCCGAATTCGTCAATCAGCGCTCGGCGAGTGCCGCGTCGGCCTCCGAAGAGCTGTCGTCCTCGGTTAACGAGATCAGCCGCCAGGTGTCCGAAGCGAGCCGCATCGCCCGCATGGCAGTCGAGGAAGCCGAGAAGTCCGACAAGCTGGTCGCGGGTCTCGTGACCATGGCGCAGAAGATCGGCGACGTCGTCGCACTGATCAGCCAGATCGCCGGTCAGACCAATTTGCTCGCGCTCAACGCCACGATCGAGTCCGCGCGCGCCGGCGAGGCGGGCCGCGGCTTTGCCGTCGTCGCCTCCGAGGTGAAGGCACTGGCCAACCAGACCGCCAAGGCAACCGAGGACATTTCGGCGCAGATCAACGAGATGCAGGCCGCGACAGGCAACACCGCCACGGCGCTGAAGGCGATCTCACAGGTCATCATCCAGATCAGCGAGATCTCGACCGTGATCGCCAGCGCCGTCGAGGAACAGGCCGCGGCCACCAAGGAGGTCACCGCCAACATCAACGGCACGACCAAGGCGATCGACGACGCCACCAAGGCCGCCGAGAACGTGCTGGCCGCCTCCGGCGAGCTCGCCAGCAACGCCTCCGAGCTGGAAGTCCAGGTCGACAAGTTCCTCAAGAACGTGCGGGCGATGTAG
- a CDS encoding FAD-binding oxidoreductase, whose translation MSEPARRHVAIIGAGAVGVISAIEALREGHRVTLIDPGEPGGTQAASYGNAGWLSSHSVIPPAEPGTWKKVPGYLMDPLGPLAIRWSYLPKALPWLVKYLLSSWTEPQVEATARAMRDLLKDAPLLHRQLAEEAGVPELIERRGVMHVFPSRAPFDRDLGWRIRKRVGIAWLELDEDEMRQREPDLHPRYKFGVVVEEAGRCRDPGAYVAALAAHAVANGAERIAAKATGLRLAGDRLVAVVTETGEIACDAAVVAAGARSKQLTASIGDPLPLETERGYHVMIENPETGPRNSMMASDAKMVVNWTDKGLRAAGTVEIAGLDAAPNWKRAEILREHLLSMFPKLPKDIPASRIKTWFGHRPSMPDGRPCIGHSRASRDVVYAFGHGHVGLVGSARTGRLVAQLLSGKPPEISLQPFAPSRFL comes from the coding sequence ATGTCCGAGCCGGCTCGCCGTCACGTCGCGATCATCGGCGCCGGCGCGGTCGGCGTGATCAGCGCCATCGAGGCGCTGCGCGAGGGACATCGTGTCACGCTGATCGATCCGGGCGAGCCCGGTGGCACCCAGGCGGCGAGCTATGGCAATGCTGGCTGGCTGTCGTCGCATTCGGTGATTCCGCCGGCCGAGCCTGGCACCTGGAAGAAGGTGCCGGGCTATCTGATGGACCCGCTCGGGCCGCTCGCGATCCGCTGGTCGTATTTGCCGAAGGCTCTGCCGTGGCTGGTCAAGTATCTGCTGTCGAGCTGGACCGAGCCGCAGGTCGAAGCCACTGCGCGGGCGATGCGCGATCTGCTGAAGGACGCGCCGCTGCTGCACCGGCAACTCGCCGAGGAGGCCGGCGTGCCCGAGCTGATCGAGCGGCGCGGGGTGATGCACGTGTTTCCGTCGCGCGCGCCGTTCGACCGCGACCTCGGCTGGCGCATCCGCAAGCGCGTCGGCATCGCATGGCTGGAGCTCGATGAAGACGAGATGCGCCAGCGCGAGCCCGATCTGCATCCGCGCTACAAGTTCGGCGTCGTGGTGGAGGAGGCCGGCCGCTGCCGCGATCCCGGCGCCTACGTCGCAGCGCTCGCCGCGCACGCGGTCGCGAACGGCGCGGAGCGCATCGCCGCCAAGGCCACAGGCCTCAGGCTTGCGGGTGACAGGCTCGTAGCCGTGGTCACCGAAACCGGCGAGATCGCCTGCGATGCGGCGGTGGTTGCCGCCGGCGCGCGCTCGAAGCAGCTGACCGCGTCGATCGGCGATCCGCTGCCGCTCGAAACCGAGCGCGGCTATCACGTCATGATCGAGAATCCGGAGACCGGACCGCGCAATTCGATGATGGCCTCCGACGCCAAGATGGTGGTCAACTGGACCGACAAGGGCCTGCGTGCCGCCGGCACGGTGGAGATCGCCGGGCTCGACGCCGCACCGAACTGGAAGCGCGCCGAGATCCTGCGCGAGCATCTCCTCAGCATGTTCCCGAAGCTGCCGAAGGACATTCCAGCCTCGCGCATCAAGACCTGGTTCGGCCACCGCCCGAGCATGCCCGACGGGCGGCCCTGCATCGGCCACAGCCGTGCTTCGCGCGACGTGGTGTATGCGTTCGGCCACGGCCATGTCGGGCTGGTCGGCTCGGCTCGCACCGGCCGGCTGGTCGCGCAATTGCTCAGCGGCAAGCCGCCGGAGATTTCGCTGCAACCGTTTGCGCCGTCGCGGTTTCTGTAG